Proteins encoded together in one Pseudoalteromonas xiamenensis window:
- a CDS encoding sel1 repeat family protein has protein sequence MHNNPFESSNSADLEQQLNNVLSFVVTGQESSANDAQFTEQTPLNKGLYFLQQKQFPLAAKWLRYAAMSGDNKAQFYMGLLFVKGQGVPQSVYHAVAWLSLAKSQGYDAAKPILQDLKTYISTRRFKEAECYAASLYEQIHQLHFFGILKDKEEV, from the coding sequence ATGCACAACAACCCTTTTGAAAGCAGTAATAGTGCGGACTTAGAGCAACAATTAAATAATGTCTTATCCTTTGTCGTTACAGGACAGGAATCTAGCGCCAACGATGCACAGTTTACAGAACAAACACCGTTGAATAAGGGCCTTTACTTTCTTCAACAAAAGCAATTCCCGCTGGCAGCAAAGTGGCTAAGATATGCAGCAATGTCCGGTGATAATAAAGCTCAATTTTATATGGGGCTGCTTTTCGTAAAAGGTCAGGGTGTACCGCAAAGCGTATATCACGCCGTAGCTTGGCTAAGTTTGGCAAAAAGCCAAGGTTATGATGCCGCAAAACCAATATTACAAGATCTGAAAACCTACATATCAACTCGCCGTTTCAAAGAAGCCGAATGCTATGCTGCTTCACTGTATGAACAAATCCATCAGTTACATTTTTTTGGCATACTAAAAGATAAAGAAGAAGTTTAA
- a CDS encoding SulA-like leucine-rich domain-containing protein, giving the protein MLQPISITQVKSYRSENEKPVQIIYTEDEISASLELLKVLHTCNQKHGWTLLIAPDNVPNKMMLQSCSIDSSKLLVIRQKHLVNLPYVLNSALHNGNFAAVITWTDILKPSELETLHISPSNKTQLYCFSREAQQEELKPLIMC; this is encoded by the coding sequence ATGCTTCAACCAATTTCAATTACACAAGTAAAAAGTTACCGTTCTGAGAACGAAAAACCTGTACAAATCATCTACACCGAAGATGAAATTTCAGCTAGTTTAGAATTGCTAAAAGTACTACACACGTGTAACCAAAAGCACGGTTGGACATTGCTCATTGCGCCAGACAACGTGCCAAATAAGATGATGCTGCAATCATGCTCTATAGATTCAAGTAAACTGCTGGTGATCAGGCAAAAGCATTTGGTAAACTTACCTTACGTTCTTAATTCAGCTCTTCATAACGGTAACTTTGCTGCGGTGATCACTTGGACTGATATCTTAAAACCGAGTGAGTTAGAAACTTTGCATATCTCCCCTAGTAATAAAACTCAGCTGTATTGCTTCTCAAGAGAGGCGCAGCAAGAAGAATTGAAACCGCTTATTATGTGTTAA
- a CDS encoding YchJ family protein — protein sequence MKCNCCSNKNYDNCCGRFHRKEATPDTPEQLMRSRYAAYARGLADYILDTYAAEEQENHSIEDISEFANSCQFVRLEIINSLTSNQVEFKAYYLFDGKLGALHERSNFVQEGGRWKYRDGELFPHTEVKIARNDPCPCESGKKYKQCHLK from the coding sequence ATGAAATGTAACTGTTGTTCAAACAAAAACTATGACAATTGTTGTGGTCGTTTTCATCGTAAAGAAGCCACACCAGATACGCCTGAGCAATTGATGAGGTCACGTTATGCGGCTTATGCGCGTGGTTTGGCTGACTATATATTAGATACTTATGCTGCCGAAGAGCAGGAAAACCATAGTATTGAAGATATTTCTGAGTTTGCTAATAGCTGCCAGTTTGTACGATTAGAGATTATTAACAGCCTGACGAGTAACCAAGTTGAGTTTAAGGCCTATTACTTGTTCGATGGAAAATTAGGGGCGCTGCACGAACGTTCTAATTTTGTACAGGAAGGTGGTCGCTGGAAATACCGCGATGGGGAGTTATTTCCTCATACAGAGGTTAAAATTGCTCGAAATGACCCTTGCCCATGTGAAAGTGGTAAAAAGTACAAGCAATGCCATTTAAAATAG
- a CDS encoding VC2046/SO_2500 family protein has translation MQIEQGLIRETQLDSALNHSVHQGRRSDFAMMLSMLSQDALDFGQFHLPTSEVEASDKSEAALKKELQIGPQKPLAPEMFDMLVSEENAFIVQHFGMTAMHLKECLMPEPLAVRDDKKHIPLNVLDNCELAVRRKIQKTAAYNNAIPMDAAGFYDQLATGEHEAMLNAVA, from the coding sequence ATGCAAATCGAACAAGGTTTAATCAGGGAAACTCAATTAGACTCGGCGCTTAATCATTCGGTCCATCAGGGCCGTCGTAGTGATTTTGCTATGATGCTGTCTATGCTTTCTCAAGATGCCTTAGATTTTGGACAATTTCATCTTCCGACAAGTGAAGTAGAAGCAAGCGACAAAAGTGAAGCTGCGCTTAAAAAAGAATTGCAAATTGGTCCTCAGAAGCCTCTTGCACCTGAAATGTTTGATATGTTAGTCAGTGAAGAAAACGCATTCATCGTCCAGCACTTTGGTATGACTGCAATGCACTTGAAAGAGTGTCTGATGCCAGAGCCTTTAGCTGTAAGAGACGATAAGAAACATATCCCACTCAATGTACTGGATAACTGTGAATTAGCAGTTAGAAGAAAAATTCAAAAAACAGCAGCGTATAACAATGCGATTCCAATGGATGCTGCTGGCTTTTACGACCAACTCGCTACTGGTGAGCACGAAGCGATGTTAAATGCAGTTGCTTAG
- a CDS encoding M48 family metallopeptidase → MSFSYQLKLSSRRKSVAIKIVKGQVNVYAPKNVDHQFLVAWLDSKASWVIEKQRESERLFHAELRQKSESFYLNGTRYSIVMASSCLIPNLCPETRVLTVSENDILNLNTQLEKIYCESLARFLDLRLKYWASRMNTHFQSVKIRYYKSRWGSCDSKGRLTFNSKLACLPESLIDYVIVHELAHRTHMNHSKAFWTLVSQHYPEHEKANKEIRCWAKLV, encoded by the coding sequence ATGTCGTTTTCATATCAATTAAAGCTCAGCAGCCGTCGTAAATCTGTTGCGATAAAAATTGTTAAAGGTCAGGTTAATGTTTACGCACCAAAGAATGTAGACCATCAATTTCTTGTTGCTTGGTTAGATTCGAAGGCGAGCTGGGTGATAGAAAAGCAGCGAGAATCTGAGCGACTATTTCATGCCGAATTGCGTCAAAAATCGGAATCTTTCTATTTGAACGGTACTCGGTACAGCATAGTGATGGCCAGTTCATGCCTTATACCTAATTTATGTCCTGAGACCCGTGTTTTGACCGTTTCAGAAAACGATATTTTGAACCTAAATACACAGCTAGAAAAAATCTACTGTGAATCGCTTGCACGTTTTCTTGATTTGAGGTTGAAGTACTGGGCTTCACGAATGAATACTCATTTTCAAAGTGTGAAAATTAGATACTATAAATCTCGTTGGGGAAGTTGTGACAGTAAAGGTCGTCTAACATTTAATTCAAAGCTTGCCTGTTTACCAGAGTCTTTAATTGACTATGTCATTGTCCACGAACTAGCACATCGTACTCATATGAATCACAGTAAGGCTTTTTGGACTTTAGTCAGTCAACACTATCCAGAACACGAAAAAGCAAACAAAGAAATAAGATGTTGGGCTAAATTAGTTTGA
- a CDS encoding ion channel — MENKPQCRYVSPDGHSCSEIDMGSGFCFWHDNKFDKSGLELTHKLERYAKRGGLLHGLELKRVNLEGLNLINIDKNIGYDLSYSNFYRANLRGAHLFNNTIRHASLMKADLREANLHCTDLKDTNLLGIKLDNTRIDNIDLGHALIQEKHGKSAKEQGNLAESLDMYQQSEEIYRILRKGAEQQGLFEMAGNYLYRELQMRHEQYPVGSKKWLFSSFSDFFCGYGEKPENVIRFSLGMIFFCALCYFMLGVSFQSEIIVFDADQTWQHNLNALLNSFYFSVVTFTTLGYGDITPVGVSRFIAAVEAFTGSFTLALFVVVFVKRMTR, encoded by the coding sequence ATGGAAAATAAACCGCAATGCCGATATGTATCACCCGATGGTCACTCCTGCAGTGAAATAGATATGGGGTCCGGTTTTTGTTTTTGGCATGACAATAAGTTTGATAAAAGCGGGCTTGAGTTAACACATAAACTTGAACGCTATGCCAAACGTGGCGGCTTACTCCATGGTTTAGAATTGAAACGCGTTAATCTTGAGGGATTAAATCTAATCAACATCGACAAAAATATTGGATATGACCTCTCGTATAGCAATTTTTATCGCGCCAACTTACGTGGAGCGCATCTTTTTAATAATACAATTCGACATGCCTCACTCATGAAAGCGGATCTACGTGAGGCCAATCTACATTGCACTGATTTAAAAGACACAAATTTACTTGGCATTAAGCTTGATAATACGAGAATCGATAACATCGATTTAGGACATGCTCTTATCCAAGAGAAACATGGTAAATCCGCCAAAGAACAAGGCAACTTGGCCGAATCTTTGGACATGTATCAGCAATCAGAGGAAATTTATCGAATTTTGAGAAAAGGGGCTGAACAACAAGGACTGTTTGAGATGGCTGGTAACTATTTGTACCGAGAGTTACAGATGCGGCATGAGCAATACCCTGTCGGCTCAAAAAAATGGCTATTTTCTAGCTTTAGCGATTTCTTCTGCGGTTATGGCGAAAAGCCTGAAAATGTAATCCGCTTCTCTCTAGGTATGATCTTTTTTTGTGCGCTGTGTTATTTCATGTTGGGAGTAAGCTTTCAAAGCGAGATCATTGTTTTTGATGCTGACCAAACTTGGCAACATAACTTAAATGCACTACTAAACAGTTTTTATTTTAGCGTCGTGACCTTCACAACTCTTGGGTATGGTGATATTACGCCGGTAGGTGTATCTCGATTTATCGCTGCGGTCGAGGCGTTCACAGGCAGTTTTACATTAGCACTGTTCGTTGTGGTGTTTGTAAAACGCATGACTCGATGA